A stretch of Myceligenerans xiligouense DNA encodes these proteins:
- a CDS encoding DsbA family oxidoreductase → MSEPLKIDIWSDVACPWCYIGKRRLESALDRITERDGARPDVTVEYHSFELSPDTPVDFEGTATEFLAGHKGIPLAQAQQMQDHVTRLAAAEGVEFRTDQVRHTKTLKAHELLHLAKQHGKQYEMKERLLAAYFTEGRHVGHAADLADLAAEVGLDRDEVLAALEAGRFADDVAADIAQARAYGINGVPFFVLDGRYGVSGAQDPAVFVQAIDEATAAPARAGEHADA, encoded by the coding sequence GTGAGCGAACCCCTCAAGATCGACATCTGGTCCGACGTCGCGTGCCCCTGGTGCTACATCGGCAAGCGCCGGCTCGAGTCCGCGCTGGACCGCATCACGGAGCGCGACGGCGCCCGACCGGACGTGACCGTCGAGTACCACTCCTTCGAGCTGTCGCCGGACACGCCTGTCGACTTCGAGGGCACCGCGACCGAGTTCCTGGCCGGCCACAAGGGCATCCCCCTGGCCCAGGCCCAGCAGATGCAGGACCATGTCACCCGGCTCGCGGCCGCCGAGGGCGTCGAGTTCCGCACCGACCAGGTGCGGCACACCAAGACCCTCAAGGCCCACGAGCTGCTGCACCTGGCCAAGCAGCACGGCAAGCAGTACGAGATGAAGGAACGCCTGCTGGCGGCGTACTTCACGGAGGGCCGGCACGTCGGGCACGCCGCCGACCTCGCCGACCTGGCCGCCGAGGTGGGGCTGGACCGGGACGAGGTGCTCGCGGCCCTGGAGGCCGGCCGGTTCGCCGACGACGTCGCCGCCGACATCGCCCAGGCCCGTGCCTACGGCATCAACGGGGTCCCGTTCTTCGTGCTCGACGGCAGGTACGGGGTCTCGGGCGCCCAGGACCCGGCGGTGTTCGTCCAGGCGATCGACGAGGCGACCGCGGCCCCGGCTCGCGCCGGGGAGCACGCCGATGCCTGA